In a genomic window of Gouania willdenowi chromosome 11, fGouWil2.1, whole genome shotgun sequence:
- the abhd5b gene encoding 1-acylglycerol-3-phosphate O-acyltransferase ABHD5: MRRMAAEIQPSMEKSSWIASWLPSWCPTSPNHLKDAEEKMLKTVKQPFSRQHVRISNGNHLWTIAFSTHPRPTQPSDHIRTPLVLLHGFGGGVALWAQNLDSLSSRGPVYGLDLLGFGRSSRPEFSSNASEAEEEFVEALEEWREKVGLEMMVLLGHNLGGYLSAAYALKHPHRVKHLLLVEPWGFPARPENPNHYAIPVWIRAMGAVMSPFNPLAGLRLAGPLGPRLVQTIRSDFKQKYSSVFADNTVSDYIYHLNAQAPSGETAFSNMTIPYGWAKRPMLERINQVPPDIPISFIYGSRSSIDCDSGYAFRKTRPDVEIRVIRGAGHYVFADQPEDFNQTVLQILSRTEGKITTADLKQ, encoded by the exons ATGCGACGGATGGCTGCTGAGATTCAACCCTCCATGGAGAAAAG CTCCTGGATTGCAAGTTGGCTTCCCTCTTGGTGTCCGACGTCTCCAAATCACCTTAAAGATGCAGAGGAGAAAATGCTAAAGA CTGTGAAGCAACCTTTCTCAAGGCAACATGTTCGGATATCCAACGGTAACCACCTGTGGACCATAGCCTTTTCCACTCATCCAAGGCCAACACAACCATCAGACCATATCAGGACTCCTCTAGTTCTTCTTCATGGCTTTGGAGGCGGTGTGGCCCTTTGGGCACAGAACCTAGACTCTCTTTCGAGCAGAGGGCCAGTTTATGGTCTGGACCTTCTCGGCTTTGGCAGGAGCAGTCGGCCCGAGTTCAGCTCTAATGCCAGTGAGGCGGAGGAAGAGTTTGTGGAGGCTCTGGAGGAATGGAGGGAGAAGGTTGGACTGGAGATGATGGTGCTGCTGGGACACAACCTTGGAGgatacctgtctgctgcctacGCACTAAAACACCCACACAG ggtCAAACATCTGCTGCTGGTGGAGCCATGGGGATTCCCAGCACGTCCAGAAAACCCAAACCACTACGCCATCCCAGTGTGGATCAGAGCCATGGGTGCCGTCATGAGCCCATTCAACCCTCTGGCTGGTCTTAGATTGGCTGGACCTTTAG GCCCAAGGCTGGTTCAGACCATCAGGTCAGATTTTAAGCAGAAATACTCCTCTGTTTTTGCTGACAACACCGTGTCTGACTATATCTACCATCTGAACGCTCAGGCCCCCAG TGGAGAAACAGCTTTCAGCAACATGACCATTCCCTACGGCTGGGCAAAGAGGCCAATGTTGGAACGGATCAACCAAGTCCCACCGGACATTCCCATTTCTTTCATTTACGGATCCCGTTCCAGCATCGACTGTGACTCTGGGTATGCGTTCAGGAAGACCAGACCGGATGTGGAAATCAGG GTGATCAGAGGAGCAGGCCATTACGTTTTTGCTGACCAGCCAGAAGACTTCAATCAGACAGTCCTTCAGATTCTCTCCAGGACGGAGGGGAAAATAACGACAGCAGACTTGAAGCAGTGa